Proteins from a genomic interval of Lysobacter stagni:
- a CDS encoding class 1 fructose-bisphosphatase codes for MTISPQSISLTRYLIEEQRAGRINADLRLLIEVVARACKTISIAVGKGALGGVLGDAGTGDDVSINVQGEAQKKLDVLSNEILLEANAWGGHLAGLASEEMDTSQPIPDVYPRGNYLLLFDPLDGSSNIDVNISVGTIFSVLRAPDGVTQATDDDFLQPGTSQVAAGYCTYGPSTMLVLTVGNGTHAFTLDREIGSFVLTTRGMRIPEETKEFAVNMSNQRFWEAPMQRYVGDLLAGKEGPRGKDFNMRWVASMVADVHRILTRGGIFSYPLDSKCAAKGGKLRLMYEANPMSLLVEQAGGAASTGRMRMLEVQPTGLHQRVPVFLGSKREVEAAVRYHAEHDAAA; via the coding sequence ATGACGATTTCCCCCCAGTCGATTTCCCTCACCCGCTACCTCATCGAGGAGCAGCGCGCCGGCCGCATCAACGCCGACCTGCGCCTGTTGATCGAAGTGGTGGCGCGCGCATGCAAGACCATCTCCATTGCGGTGGGCAAGGGCGCACTGGGCGGCGTGCTGGGCGATGCCGGCACCGGTGACGATGTGTCCATCAACGTGCAGGGCGAGGCACAGAAGAAGCTGGACGTGCTGTCCAACGAGATCCTGCTGGAAGCCAACGCCTGGGGCGGCCACCTGGCAGGCCTGGCATCGGAAGAGATGGACACTTCGCAGCCGATTCCGGACGTCTATCCGCGCGGCAACTACCTGCTGTTGTTCGATCCCCTCGACGGCAGCTCCAACATCGACGTGAACATTTCCGTGGGCACCATCTTCTCCGTGTTGCGCGCACCGGACGGCGTGACGCAGGCGACGGACGATGACTTTCTGCAACCGGGCACGTCGCAGGTCGCCGCCGGCTATTGCACGTACGGACCGAGCACGATGCTGGTGCTCACCGTCGGCAACGGCACGCATGCGTTCACGCTCGACCGCGAGATTGGCAGCTTCGTGCTGACCACGCGCGGCATGCGCATTCCGGAGGAGACGAAGGAGTTCGCGGTGAACATGTCCAACCAGCGCTTCTGGGAAGCGCCGATGCAGCGTTACGTCGGCGACCTGCTGGCCGGCAAGGAAGGCCCGCGTGGCAAGGATTTCAACATGCGCTGGGTGGCATCGATGGTCGCCGACGTGCACCGCATCCTCACGCGCGGCGGCATCTTCAGCTATCCGCTGGACAGCAAGTGCGCGGCAAAGGGCGGCAAGCTGCGACTGATGTACGAGGCCAACCCCATGAGTCTGCTGGTCGAACAGGCCGGCGGTGCGGCAAGCACCGGGCGCATGCGCATGCTCGAGGTGCAGCCGACAGGGCTGCACCAGCGCGTGCCGGTGTTCCTGGGTTCGAAGCGCGAAGTCGAAGCGGCGGTGCGTTATCACGCGGAGCACGACGCGGCCGCGTGA
- a CDS encoding sigma-54 dependent transcriptional regulator, which produces MPIDGTPETDTANADARELIYVTRGGAGRVLALGGLQQMGWNLRRAPDARSVLRILQREPRRPHAALLDLREGFTQHDLAEFGTALSAGNVGWVAGIDARQLDEPPVRDLIRDYCYDYLTLPCPEAVLNTVIGHAHGMAGLACERGDTTSEAGFDGMIGESPAMRSLCRTLRKAALTEAPVFIAGETGTGKELAAMAVHRHSRRHAHPFVAINCGAIPHSLIQSELFGYERGAFTGAQQRKLGRIEMANGGTLFLDEIGDLPLESQASLLRFLQQGCIERLGGHEQIPVDVRIISATHHDLDAAVAEGRFRADLYHRLCVLRLQQPPLRERGGDIDRLAEYSLQRYSQEGHRTLKGFAPCARQALHSHTWPGNVRELINRVRQAVVMAEGRLITAADLHIESSLTAPPPTLDEVRDAATRAAIERSLHRNRGRLVDVARELGVSRVTLYRLMQRHGLRAHDPESPNTIHVA; this is translated from the coding sequence ATGCCGATCGACGGAACGCCGGAAACGGACACGGCCAATGCCGATGCCCGCGAACTGATCTATGTGACGCGTGGCGGTGCCGGACGCGTCCTTGCGCTGGGCGGCCTGCAGCAGATGGGATGGAACCTGCGCCGTGCGCCCGACGCACGTAGCGTGCTGCGCATCCTCCAGCGCGAACCGCGTCGCCCGCACGCTGCGCTCCTGGACCTGCGCGAAGGCTTCACCCAGCACGACCTGGCCGAGTTCGGCACCGCGCTGTCGGCCGGCAACGTGGGCTGGGTGGCGGGCATCGATGCGCGGCAGCTCGACGAGCCGCCGGTGCGCGACCTCATTCGCGACTACTGTTACGACTATCTGACGCTGCCGTGTCCGGAAGCGGTGTTGAACACGGTCATCGGCCACGCGCACGGCATGGCCGGACTGGCCTGCGAGCGTGGCGATACGACCAGTGAAGCCGGCTTCGACGGCATGATCGGCGAGAGCCCGGCGATGCGCTCGCTGTGCCGCACGCTGCGCAAGGCCGCGCTGACCGAGGCGCCGGTCTTCATCGCGGGCGAAACCGGCACCGGCAAGGAGTTGGCCGCGATGGCCGTGCACCGGCATTCGCGCCGGCACGCGCATCCGTTCGTGGCCATCAACTGCGGCGCGATCCCGCACAGCCTGATCCAGTCCGAGTTGTTCGGCTATGAGCGCGGCGCATTCACTGGCGCACAGCAGCGCAAGCTGGGCCGCATCGAGATGGCCAACGGCGGCACGCTGTTCCTGGACGAGATCGGCGACCTGCCGCTGGAAAGCCAGGCGTCGCTGTTGCGCTTCCTGCAGCAGGGCTGCATCGAGCGCTTGGGCGGGCACGAACAGATCCCCGTGGACGTGCGCATCATCTCGGCCACGCACCATGACCTGGACGCCGCTGTTGCAGAGGGCCGCTTCCGCGCGGACCTCTACCACCGGTTGTGCGTACTGCGCCTGCAGCAGCCGCCGTTGCGCGAGCGCGGCGGCGACATCGATCGCCTCGCCGAGTACTCGCTGCAGCGCTATTCGCAGGAAGGCCATCGCACCCTCAAGGGCTTCGCTCCGTGCGCGCGGCAGGCGCTGCACAGCCATACCTGGCCCGGTAACGTGCGCGAGCTGATCAACCGCGTTCGCCAGGCCGTGGTCATGGCCGAGGGCCGCCTGATCACCGCGGCCGACCTCCATATCGAAAGCTCGCTCACCGCGCCGCCGCCCACGCTGGACGAAGTACGCGATGCGGCCACGCGCGCGGCGATCGAGCGTTCGTTGCACCGCAACCGTGGGCGGCTGGTGGATGTGGCGCGTGAACTCGGCGTGTCGCGCGTCACGCTCTACCGGCTGATGCAGCGGCACGGGCTGCGCGCCCACGATCCGGAATCCCCCAATACGATCCACGTCGCCTGA
- a CDS encoding 2OG-Fe(II) oxygenase, producing the protein MSHDAAPGPAVADDFIEVFPDALSRAQCEQLVQRFSASADAVPGRIGGGVLPDLKDSLDLTITARAEWQDAEIALNQAVFQGLVKYLRRYPHTLIAPLMLEVPGDDGARHRLTPERLAAMDDAELAPIVQTVLRPGAINLQRYTANRGGYPYWHCELYPRDAHAETLHRHLLWTIYLNDAFEEGETEFLYQQRRIAPRTGSLLIAPAAFTHTHRGNRPKGGDKVIATSWILFQRAERLFGGA; encoded by the coding sequence ATGAGCCACGACGCCGCACCCGGCCCCGCCGTTGCCGACGATTTCATCGAGGTCTTTCCGGACGCGCTTTCGCGAGCGCAGTGCGAGCAGCTAGTGCAGCGCTTCAGCGCGAGCGCGGACGCGGTTCCCGGACGCATCGGCGGCGGCGTATTGCCCGACCTGAAGGACAGCCTGGACCTCACCATCACCGCCCGCGCCGAGTGGCAGGACGCGGAGATCGCACTGAACCAGGCCGTGTTCCAGGGGCTGGTGAAGTACCTGCGTCGGTACCCGCACACCTTGATCGCACCGCTGATGCTGGAGGTGCCGGGTGACGATGGCGCGCGTCATCGCCTCACGCCCGAACGCCTGGCCGCGATGGACGACGCGGAGCTGGCGCCCATCGTGCAGACCGTGCTTCGGCCAGGCGCGATCAACCTGCAGCGCTACACCGCCAACCGCGGCGGCTACCCGTACTGGCACTGTGAGCTGTATCCGCGGGACGCGCACGCCGAAACGCTGCACCGTCACCTGCTGTGGACGATCTACCTCAACGACGCGTTCGAGGAAGGGGAGACCGAATTCCTCTACCAGCAGCGTCGCATCGCGCCGCGCACGGGCAGCCTGTTGATCGCACCCGCGGCGTTCACGCATACGCATCGCGGCAACCGGCCCAAGGGCGGCGACAAGGTCATCGCGACCAGCTGGATCCTGTTCCAGCGCGCCGAACGCCTGTTCGGCGGCGCGTAG
- a CDS encoding response regulator — protein MHKEILLVEDNPDDVELTRIAFDEAKIANRLVVVSDGAEALDYLFARGRHSDRDPDDLPSIMLLDLNLPKVDGREVLQAVRANEATRTLPVVVLTTSAEPFDVEASYALGVNSYIQKPVDFEQFVWAVKQVGLYWLVLNHPRTA, from the coding sequence ATGCACAAGGAAATCCTGCTGGTCGAGGACAATCCCGACGACGTCGAGCTGACGCGCATCGCGTTCGACGAAGCCAAGATCGCCAATCGCCTGGTGGTGGTGAGCGACGGCGCCGAAGCGCTGGACTACCTGTTCGCGCGCGGCCGCCATTCCGATCGCGATCCCGATGATCTGCCGTCGATCATGCTGCTGGACCTCAACCTGCCCAAGGTGGACGGGCGCGAGGTGCTGCAGGCCGTGCGCGCCAACGAGGCCACGCGCACGCTGCCGGTGGTGGTGCTGACCACCAGCGCGGAACCCTTCGATGTCGAAGCCAGCTATGCACTGGGCGTCAACAGCTACATCCAGAAGCCGGTGGATTTCGAACAGTTCGTCTGGGCGGTGAAACAGGTCGGTCTGTACTGGCTCGTGCTCAACCATCCGCGCACCGCCTGA
- a CDS encoding sensor histidine kinase, which yields MSDTPGLDTGVDRFRLAMDASGIGMAIVDLQGCWVEVNPAFERMFGYSANEVVGKPAVAFTHPDDVPLSRGYLRGLIDGSIPVLDAQKRYLHRSGDTVWAHVNVSVMRDEGGEPLFLLAQLRDVSEQHAAELALQSRADAEHAARDASNRQLQLFADAVAHDLRAPLRSIESFSALLADRAGERLDETDRDYLARIRSAAARMSSLLSALNDLSYITRTELKPVDVDLSLLADWVGAELQDAEPQRLAEIRVQPRMHVIGDERLLKLMLSHLMGNAWKFSQERESVHIDVRGERRGELMRIEIRDQGIGFDMRYAHKLFEPFQRLHGPDQGGGHGLGLAMVRRIAERHRGSVGAQSRPEAGSTFTLELPAVPVAEECA from the coding sequence ATGAGCGACACCCCGGGCCTGGATACCGGCGTCGACCGCTTCCGTCTCGCGATGGACGCGTCGGGCATCGGCATGGCCATCGTCGATCTGCAAGGCTGTTGGGTCGAAGTGAACCCGGCCTTCGAACGGATGTTCGGCTACAGCGCGAACGAGGTGGTCGGCAAGCCGGCCGTCGCGTTCACCCATCCCGATGACGTCCCGCTCAGCCGCGGCTATCTGCGCGGGCTGATCGACGGCTCGATTCCGGTACTCGATGCACAAAAGCGCTACCTGCATCGCAGCGGCGATACGGTGTGGGCGCACGTCAACGTATCGGTCATGCGCGACGAGGGCGGCGAACCCCTGTTCCTGCTCGCGCAGCTGCGCGACGTCAGCGAGCAGCATGCGGCCGAGCTGGCACTGCAGTCGCGCGCCGATGCCGAACACGCGGCGCGCGATGCGTCCAACCGCCAGCTTCAACTGTTTGCCGATGCCGTCGCGCACGATCTGCGCGCGCCGCTGCGTTCGATCGAAAGTTTCTCCGCGCTGCTGGCCGATCGCGCCGGCGAACGCCTGGACGAGACCGATCGCGACTATCTCGCGCGCATCCGCTCCGCTGCCGCGCGCATGAGCAGCCTGCTCAGCGCGCTCAACGACCTGTCCTACATCACCCGCACCGAGCTCAAGCCGGTGGATGTGGACCTCAGCCTGCTTGCCGACTGGGTGGGTGCCGAGCTGCAGGACGCCGAACCCCAGCGCCTCGCCGAGATCCGCGTGCAGCCCCGCATGCACGTCATTGGCGACGAACGCCTGCTCAAGCTCATGCTCAGTCACCTCATGGGCAACGCCTGGAAGTTCTCGCAGGAGCGTGAGTCCGTGCACATCGACGTGCGGGGCGAGCGTCGCGGCGAGCTGATGCGCATCGAAATCCGTGATCAGGGCATCGGTTTCGACATGCGCTATGCTCACAAGCTGTTCGAACCCTTCCAACGGCTGCACGGACCGGATCAAGGGGGTGGTCACGGTCTGGGCCTGGCGATGGTGCGGCGGATCGCCGAACGTCATCGCGGCAGCGTGGGCGCCCAGTCGAGGCCCGAGGCCGGTTCCACTTTCACCCTCGAGTTGCCGGCCGTGCCGGTGGCGGAGGAATGCGCCTGA
- a CDS encoding PA0069 family radical SAM protein, with translation MDDARKAQAPIKGRGAASHVDGRYAVTVARGEDDGWGSVYEDLADAAPLQTQVTEERARSIISRNDSPDIAQSASVNPYRGCEHGCVYCFARPSHAYLDLSPGLDFETRLFAKTNAAERLQAELARPNYRCVPLALGINTDSYQPIERRYRVTRSVMEVLHATSHPFSLLTKSAGVLRDLDLIAPMARRGLVSVAFSVTTLDNHLSARMEPRAAAPHARLRAMKTLSDAGVPVGVMVAPTIPMINDRELEQILEAARDHGATSAGYVLLRLPHELTQVWREWLQLHYPDRAAHVMSLIQQMRGGKDYDSTFGSRMRGEGPFAQLIAQRFAKAHRRLGFGRYPALDTGQFTPPRKPSPQGELF, from the coding sequence ATGGACGACGCCCGCAAAGCCCAGGCTCCGATCAAAGGTCGCGGTGCGGCGTCGCACGTGGACGGTCGCTATGCGGTGACGGTCGCGCGCGGCGAGGACGACGGCTGGGGTTCGGTCTACGAAGACCTGGCGGATGCCGCGCCGCTGCAGACGCAGGTCACCGAGGAGCGGGCGCGCAGCATCATCAGCCGCAACGATTCGCCCGACATCGCCCAAAGCGCGTCGGTGAATCCCTACCGTGGCTGCGAACACGGCTGCGTGTACTGCTTCGCGCGGCCCTCCCACGCCTACCTGGACCTGTCGCCCGGCCTGGATTTCGAAACCCGGCTGTTCGCCAAGACCAACGCCGCCGAACGGCTGCAGGCGGAACTGGCGCGCCCGAACTATCGCTGCGTGCCGCTGGCCCTGGGCATCAACACGGACTCCTACCAGCCCATCGAGCGGCGCTACCGCGTTACGCGCTCGGTGATGGAGGTGCTGCATGCCACCTCGCATCCTTTCAGTCTGCTCACCAAGAGCGCGGGCGTCCTGCGCGATCTGGACCTCATCGCGCCGATGGCGCGTCGCGGCCTGGTCAGCGTCGCCTTCTCGGTGACCACGCTCGACAACCATCTGTCCGCGCGCATGGAACCGCGCGCCGCGGCGCCGCATGCGCGCTTGAGGGCAATGAAAACCTTGTCGGATGCGGGCGTTCCGGTCGGCGTGATGGTCGCGCCCACCATCCCCATGATCAACGACCGCGAACTGGAGCAGATCCTTGAGGCCGCGCGCGACCACGGCGCGACATCGGCGGGGTACGTCCTGTTGCGCTTGCCGCACGAACTCACCCAGGTCTGGCGCGAGTGGTTGCAACTCCACTATCCGGACCGTGCCGCGCACGTGATGAGCCTCATCCAGCAGATGCGCGGCGGCAAGGACTACGACAGCACGTTCGGATCGCGCATGCGCGGCGAAGGCCCGTTCGCGCAACTCATCGCCCAACGGTTCGCCAAGGCCCACCGACGACTGGGCTTCGGTCGCTATCCCGCGCTGGATACCGGCCAGTTCACCCCGCCGCGCAAACCCTCGCCGCAAGGCGAGCTGTTCTGA
- the cls gene encoding cardiolipin synthase, translated as MPAPLQTAWNAFTSVPNLAIYLTLGWLGYLIWLGLWIVLQKREPVATLSWLISLAALPYIGFVIYYFFGPQRVHRQRLRRVRARATLPPPPEGLIPTPDAIELARLAQATTGLPPITATRADLLVDGAAKYTALLEAIAQAREHIHLEYYIYLPDRTGTLLRDALVERAKAGVQVRLLLDAVGSGKTKQRFLQPLIDAGAEVAWFHPMKLHWFWKRPWLNLRTHRKIVVIDGHVGFTGGINITDEEDERLRKDAYRDLHLRLEGDVVRELQLVFIEDWAYATGQPPLKLHNPAPVRGTIATQVLVSGPDSSWEAIHRVHVAAIHSAQRRVWLATPYFVPGEAARMALTSAALGGLDVRLLVPRVCDSRLVTLAARSYFDELLEAGVKIHEYGPRMLHSKALLCDDDLAIVGSANFDHRSFRLNFEISVLFRDRPLVEQLARLIQGECNLAPRVRSDRPQPLWGTRIPEALARLVSPIL; from the coding sequence ATGCCCGCCCCCCTGCAGACCGCGTGGAACGCGTTCACCTCGGTTCCCAACCTGGCCATCTACCTGACGCTGGGGTGGCTGGGCTATCTCATCTGGCTGGGCCTGTGGATCGTGCTGCAGAAGCGCGAGCCGGTGGCGACGCTGAGCTGGCTGATCAGCCTGGCGGCGCTGCCGTACATCGGATTCGTCATCTACTACTTCTTCGGCCCACAGCGCGTACACCGTCAGCGGCTGCGGCGCGTGCGCGCGCGCGCGACGCTCCCGCCGCCGCCCGAAGGCCTGATCCCGACGCCCGACGCGATCGAACTGGCCCGGCTGGCGCAGGCAACGACCGGGTTGCCGCCGATCACCGCCACGCGCGCGGATCTACTGGTCGATGGCGCAGCCAAGTACACCGCGCTGCTGGAAGCCATCGCGCAGGCGCGCGAACACATCCACCTGGAGTACTACATCTACCTGCCTGATCGCACGGGCACGTTGCTTCGCGATGCGCTGGTCGAGCGCGCGAAGGCCGGTGTGCAGGTGCGGCTGCTGCTGGATGCAGTCGGCTCGGGCAAGACCAAGCAGCGCTTCCTGCAACCGCTGATCGATGCAGGCGCGGAGGTGGCGTGGTTCCATCCGATGAAGCTGCACTGGTTCTGGAAGCGCCCGTGGCTGAACCTGCGCACGCACCGCAAGATCGTCGTGATCGACGGGCACGTGGGTTTCACCGGCGGCATCAACATCACCGACGAAGAGGACGAGCGCCTTCGCAAGGACGCCTATCGCGACCTGCACCTGCGCCTGGAAGGCGATGTCGTGCGCGAGCTGCAGCTGGTGTTCATCGAGGACTGGGCGTATGCGACGGGCCAGCCTCCGCTGAAGCTGCACAACCCCGCGCCCGTGCGCGGCACCATCGCGACGCAGGTGCTGGTGTCCGGGCCGGATTCCTCCTGGGAGGCGATCCATCGCGTGCACGTCGCGGCGATCCATTCGGCGCAGCGACGCGTGTGGCTGGCCACGCCCTATTTCGTGCCCGGCGAGGCGGCGCGCATGGCGCTCACGTCGGCCGCGCTCGGCGGGCTGGATGTGCGGCTGCTGGTACCCCGGGTGTGCGACAGCCGCCTGGTCACGCTGGCCGCGCGATCGTACTTCGACGAGTTGCTGGAGGCGGGCGTGAAGATCCACGAGTACGGCCCGCGCATGCTGCACAGCAAGGCGCTGTTGTGCGACGACGACCTGGCCATCGTCGGCAGCGCCAACTTCGATCACCGCAGCTTCCGGCTGAACTTCGAGATCTCGGTCCTGTTCCGCGATCGGCCGTTGGTGGAGCAGTTGGCGCGCCTGATCCAGGGCGAGTGCAACCTGGCCCCACGGGTGCGTTCCGATCGCCCGCAACCGCTGTGGGGCACCCGCATCCCCGAGGCGTTGGCCCGCCTGGTTTCGCCCATCCTGTGA
- a CDS encoding pyridoxine 5'-phosphate synthase produces the protein MTFLSVNVNKIAVLRNSRGGNEPDVVRAAIQCLDAGAHGITVHPRPDARHIRAYDVLALAEITRSRGVEFNLEGNPFAPAREGYPGFLALCELVRPAQATLVPDGDAQLTSDHGFDFVRDDSALRPHVDALKALGCRVSLFADAHTEAGRSGIAHAAAIGADRVELYTGPYAEAFAEGDAAVMASHFAEAARRAQDAGLGVNAGHDLSQENLGFFLKHVPGVLEVSIGHALIGEALYDGLGPTVRSYLRILTAGR, from the coding sequence GTGACCTTTCTCAGCGTCAACGTCAACAAGATCGCGGTGCTGCGCAATTCGCGCGGCGGCAACGAGCCGGACGTCGTGCGTGCGGCCATCCAATGCCTCGATGCAGGCGCGCACGGCATCACCGTGCACCCTCGACCGGACGCCCGCCACATCCGCGCCTACGATGTGCTCGCGCTGGCCGAGATCACGCGCTCGCGCGGGGTGGAGTTCAACCTGGAGGGCAATCCGTTCGCACCCGCGCGCGAGGGCTATCCCGGCTTCCTCGCGTTGTGCGAACTGGTGCGGCCGGCGCAGGCGACGCTGGTTCCGGATGGCGATGCGCAGCTGACCTCGGACCACGGCTTCGACTTCGTCCGCGACGACAGCGCACTTCGGCCGCATGTCGATGCGCTCAAGGCGTTGGGTTGCCGCGTGAGTCTGTTCGCCGATGCGCATACCGAGGCAGGACGCAGCGGCATCGCGCATGCTGCGGCGATTGGGGCCGATCGCGTTGAGCTGTACACCGGGCCGTACGCGGAGGCGTTCGCGGAAGGCGATGCGGCCGTCATGGCGTCCCACTTCGCCGAAGCAGCACGCCGCGCGCAGGATGCCGGGCTGGGCGTCAATGCAGGGCACGACCTGAGCCAGGAGAACCTGGGCTTCTTCCTGAAGCACGTACCCGGAGTGCTGGAAGTTTCCATCGGCCACGCACTGATTGGCGAGGCGTTGTACGACGGCCTCGGGCCGACCGTGCGCTCTTACCTGCGGATCCTGACGGCCGGCCGCTGA
- a CDS encoding ExbD/TolR family protein, with the protein MAVSAFHDSRRSSHTEMAQMNITPLVDVMLVLLVIFMLAAPAMTGQIDLRIPQPVDRPDRPEPPPRVALQVDASGQYTLDGVAMGRAELPQALRELAQNQPGTVLEIAANADADYQSFAWMLAEAQRSGVRDIAWK; encoded by the coding sequence ATGGCCGTCTCCGCATTCCACGATTCCCGCCGTTCCTCCCACACCGAAATGGCGCAGATGAACATCACGCCGCTGGTGGACGTGATGCTGGTGTTGCTGGTGATCTTCATGCTCGCTGCGCCGGCCATGACCGGGCAGATCGACCTTCGCATCCCGCAGCCAGTCGACCGGCCAGACCGCCCCGAACCACCGCCGCGTGTCGCGCTTCAGGTCGATGCGTCGGGGCAGTACACACTCGACGGCGTGGCGATGGGGCGTGCCGAACTGCCACAGGCCCTGCGCGAGCTGGCTCAGAACCAGCCGGGGACCGTCCTCGAAATCGCCGCCAACGCGGATGCCGACTACCAGTCCTTCGCCTGGATGCTGGCCGAGGCCCAGCGCAGCGGCGTGCGCGATATCGCCTGGAAGTAA
- a CDS encoding ExbD/TolR family protein, with amino-acid sequence MAFASKSGGGPMADMNVTPLVDVMLVLLIIFMVTAPPLTYPIEVNLPQKSINPPPQTKTPPPPIRLRIDASGQVFWNDAPQPLTAIQNMMEVEVQRDPTNQPMLEIDTSPDADYGILAKVLAHAKNADMDKIGFVQND; translated from the coding sequence ATGGCATTTGCATCGAAATCCGGTGGCGGTCCGATGGCGGACATGAACGTCACGCCCCTCGTGGACGTGATGTTGGTTCTGCTGATCATCTTCATGGTGACGGCGCCCCCGCTGACGTATCCGATCGAAGTCAACCTGCCGCAGAAGTCAATTAACCCGCCTCCGCAGACGAAGACGCCGCCGCCGCCGATCAGGCTGCGCATCGACGCCTCCGGTCAGGTGTTTTGGAATGACGCGCCCCAGCCCCTTACGGCGATCCAGAACATGATGGAAGTCGAGGTCCAGCGTGACCCGACCAACCAGCCCATGCTCGAGATCGACACCAGCCCGGACGCCGATTACGGCATCCTGGCCAAGGTGCTGGCCCACGCGAAGAACGCTGATATGGATAAGATCGGTTTCGTGCAGAACGACTGA
- a CDS encoding ExbD/TolR family protein: MAFSTGDSGGPMAEINVTPLVDVMLVLLIIFMITAPLMSHKVQVDLPQANLDKRDTQAPPVPPISITVEDNGSLYWNDEPVTKDLLESRLSIEAQKTPQPAINVRGDKTTKYRIVAEVVQIAQAQGMRKVGFMALKEPR, from the coding sequence ATGGCCTTCAGTACTGGCGATAGCGGCGGCCCGATGGCCGAGATCAACGTCACGCCCCTCGTGGACGTGATGCTGGTTCTGCTCATCATCTTCATGATCACCGCACCCCTGATGTCGCATAAGGTCCAGGTCGATCTTCCCCAGGCGAATCTGGACAAGCGCGACACTCAGGCTCCGCCCGTTCCGCCGATCAGCATCACGGTGGAAGACAACGGCAGCCTGTACTGGAACGACGAGCCGGTGACCAAGGATCTGCTTGAGAGTCGTCTGTCGATCGAAGCGCAGAAGACCCCGCAGCCGGCGATCAACGTCCGCGGCGATAAGACGACCAAGTACCGCATCGTTGCTGAAGTGGTGCAGATTGCGCAGGCCCAGGGCATGCGCAAGGTCGGCTTCATGGCGCTCAAAGAACCTCGCTGA
- a CDS encoding MotA/TolQ/ExbB proton channel family protein — MLQETTTAATAGGSNAQALQQMSFAHLLQNFDFVGWVVFITLAIMSVLSIYWIVVNFVKNLRLRASSDRVVSTFWETPNAQDAIRFMEEQGRFEPFSKIALDAAQAAAHHQRHEGSRLVESLNRSEFVDRALRQGVTRESSKLEAGLTVLATVGSTAPFVGLLGTVWGIYHALIRISATGQASIDAVAGPVGEALIMTAIGLFVAIPAVLAYNFFTRLNRVTNNKFDTFAHDLHDFFATGSRVGEVAAKR, encoded by the coding sequence ATGCTGCAGGAAACCACCACCGCTGCGACTGCCGGGGGCTCCAACGCCCAGGCACTTCAGCAGATGAGCTTCGCCCATCTGTTGCAGAACTTCGACTTCGTCGGCTGGGTCGTCTTCATCACCCTGGCCATCATGTCGGTTCTGTCGATCTACTGGATCGTGGTGAACTTCGTGAAGAACCTGCGCCTGCGCGCGAGTTCGGACCGCGTTGTCAGCACGTTCTGGGAAACCCCGAACGCTCAGGACGCCATCCGCTTCATGGAAGAGCAGGGCCGTTTCGAGCCGTTCTCGAAGATCGCCCTCGATGCTGCCCAAGCGGCTGCGCACCACCAGCGCCACGAAGGTTCGCGCCTGGTTGAGTCGCTGAACCGTTCCGAGTTCGTCGATCGCGCCCTGCGTCAGGGTGTGACCCGCGAGAGCTCGAAGCTGGAAGCCGGCCTGACCGTGCTCGCCACCGTCGGTTCGACCGCTCCGTTCGTCGGTCTGCTCGGCACCGTGTGGGGCATCTACCACGCCCTGATCCGCATCAGCGCGACCGGCCAGGCGTCGATCGACGCCGTCGCAGGTCCGGTGGGTGAAGCGCTGATCATGACCGCCATCGGTCTGTTCGTCGCAATCCCGGCGGTGCTGGCGTACAACTTCTTCACGCGCCTCAACCGCGTCACCAACAACAAGTTCGACACCTTCGCGCACGATCTGCACGACTTCTTCGCCACCGGCTCGCGCGTCGGCGAAGTGGCTGCGAAGCGCTAA